CAGCAGAGAACACCCCAACAGCATGGAACAAATGTCCTGGTTGCGCGAGGGGAAAAACTTCTGAAAAATTCTGTTCTTAATTCAGGAGTTATTTGCTGATGTGCGATCGCGATCGGCTTGGCTAGGGCGCGTGTAGCAAAACAAGGAACACAGAAAGGCTTAAAAACGAAAAAATGCCTAATAGGTTCAACTTTTGGCTTTTTTTGGCTGTCTTCACCTCAGGTTCACTGGCTGTAGGGCCACTAATCGCGGTCAATTTGCCCATGCCGACGGGTATTGCCGACTAGACCCGACTAAATCCGATGGCTGTTGTCGCTGTGCAAAAGGCAAGCTGAGCCTAGCGATTTAGTGATATTTGCGATGCCCACACCAAAGTTTTTGAAACAGGCAGCGATTGCCCTGATTGGTTTTGAGGTGGGGCTGGCTTTGACCTATTTGGCCCTAGTCAATCGGCGGGGCGAGGCGGGGCTATTTGACTTTAATGGGTTGCGATCGCTGCCCTCTTGGCTACAGGCGATCCTGCTGGGCACGATTGGGCTGCTGTGTGTGGGTGTGCTGCGGTCTCGGCGGCACATGGCTAGGCCGATCTCCTGGGTGCTGCCTAGTGCTGTGGCGCTGCTCTGCTTCTTGGGTGCTGCGGATGAGTTGCTCAAGTTCCATCTCACCCTGCGGCAGGTGGACTGGAAATTGGTCTACCTCAGCCTCTTGGTGGCGATCGCGGTGTTGGGGTTTCGAGATTTAGTCTGGCTGTGGCGTACCCACCGGCCCACGGTACTGGGGGTGCTGGCGGGGCTGGGGATTTTCTTGCTGGGCGGGTTTGGAACCGAGATGGCCAAGGATGCGATCGCGGCAGCGCTACCCTCTCATTCCTCATCGGCAACCGTCCTTCTAATCGAGCATCTCCGCATCACCCTAGAGGAACTGGCAGAACTTCTGGGTGAAACCATCATTCTTTATGCCGTGGCCTGCTTTGCCCAACAGGTTTCACATACCCAGGCGCAAACGTTCAATTATCCCTAAGGCGGTTTCTGGTGCCCTCAAACAGACTTGGGCAGGCTGTTCTATCGCCGCCGCAACCACATCAGCACGGCTAAACCAAGACCGATTGCCGGCAGCACCAGCAGGGCAAATACTCCCAAACCAATCTGCTGCTGCACCGTTAAGGTAATGCGGCGGTTGGTGACTTCGCGGGGGCGAATGGAGAGGGTAGCGTCGGTTTGCTGACCCAGCCAGCTGACGGCATTGAGAAAGACATCGCCATTGAGCTGCTGCTCAAATAGGCCATCGGTGGCAAAGGTGGCGTTGCCAATCACGACTAGGCGCGACTCCGGCGGTGGTTCACCTTCGGCAGCAGCGGCCCCATCAACGGGGCGACTGAGGGCGACCCCCAGGGTGTAGGGGCCAGAGGGCGGCGCGTTTTCGTCGTATTGCAGCTCGCCCTCGGTAGAGAGGGCTTCGGCCCGACTCTGGGGGTTGCTCTGGAGAATGGGCGTTGCCGTTACCCCCGGCACTTCTTCGACATTGACTGGCCGCACCAAGGGGAAGAACGATCGCCCGCCGGTGAAGTCGCGGGTGATCGGGTGGTCGCCGAAGTCGGTGACTAGCGGAGCGGCGGGGCCAAGGCCGACGAGCTGACCGCTACCGGAAGTATCGAGCACAATGCGATCGTCGAGGGTGATGCCCCACGGGTCGAGCAGGGTGTCGAGGCCGGGGCTAGTGCGCGGATCGATCAGCAGCATGAGGCTGCCGCCGCCGTTGAGGTAGGTTTGCAGCGCCTTAACTTCGGGCTCAAAGAATTCGGCGGCAGGGCCAGCCACTACTACGACGCTGGCGTCTTCGGGTACGGTGCTGGTTTTAGACAAGTCAAGGGGCTGCACCACAGCGCTTTTATCTTCGAGGGCGGTGGCCGCCTGCAAAAAGCCGGTGTCGCTGCCGTCGATGGTGAACTCCTGGTGACCCTGAGTGAAGTAGACGGTGAGGGCGCGATCGCTCACCACCTGATCTAGAGCATTGGTCAGCGTACGCTCCGACAGCCGCTCGCTGGGGCCGACATTCTGCAAAAAGCGGCGATTGTCGCCACTCTCCACAAACACCATGCCCGTTTGGGTAGCGCCAAAATCCTGGGCCTGGCGAGGGTCGTTGTAAGGGTTAACGTAGTCAAAGGTAAACTGCGGTCCGGCCTGGCGGTAGCTTTCGAGCAGCTGGCGATCTTGGGGGTTCGGCAGCGGGTCGAATACGACGACGCGGGTGGGATTTTCTAGGGTCTGTACCACCTGCTGTGACTGAGGGGCCAGGGTGAAGATTTGGTTCTCGGTGAGGTCTACTCGGCTGGCATAGCGCACGGCTAAGAAGTTCACCAAGCCCAAAATAGCCAGCACCGCCAGGGTAGAGACCAGGGCATTGGCCCCCGCCTCGGTGGAGCGCTGCGCCCAAAACCGACCCTGCCCCTGGTTGCCTAGCACTAGCCCGAGCAAGAGCAGACCAATGCCTCCCACCAGTAGGCCCGCAGGCAGCAGAGTCCATCCGGCGACGATGCCCGCAATAAGCCCCGCCGTTACTAGGGCCAACCCTGGCAACGCCAGGTATTTCAAATATTTTTGGTAGGCCGCAAACGATTTCATCGCCATTACCCGCTACTACTAACCTGCTGACGTCAAATGGATTGATTGGGTACTAGGACCGCTGGAACCGGAGGGTCTCGATGGATTGAGCAGTGAGATACAGCCCCAGCCCAATAAAGGAGAGAAACAGCACCAGGCCACCGGTGTCGAAAATGCCTTCGGTAAAGTCGGTGAAGTGCTTGAGCAGGGACAGATGGGCGATCGCGCTACCCACCACTCCTGGCAGCCCCTGGGCCACCGCATCGACCAGCCACAGCAGCAAAATCAGCGCAAAGGTCATGATCGCCGCCAGCACCGTGCTCTCCGTCAGCGACGAGATGAACATGCCCAGGGCCAATACGCTGGCTGCCATCAGCACCAATCCTAGGTGAGACAGCAAGAATACCCCTGACCCCGTAGACGGTTCGGCGGCCCCCAGGGCGATCGACTGACACACCATCAGCGGCAGCACCATCGCAATGTAAAAGCTCACCACCGCCAGCAGCTTGCCCAGGGCCACCGCCCAGTTAGTTACCGGTGAAGTCGCCAGCAGTTCCAGCGTGCCCTGCTTGCGCTCGTCGGCGTAGAGCCCCATCGACAGCATGGGCAGCACAAACATCGACAGCGACCCCAGCAGCCCCACGTAGGCTTTGTTGAACTCGTAGGCCACATCAAAGGGCGGCGACGGAGGCATGCCCATCTGCACCGCCTGATCGGCCATCGCCGCCTGCGCCAAAATGCCCTGTGGCCCCAGCAAAATTGCCACTAAGAAGAAGCCCCCCAGCAGCCAAAACACGGCGGCGATAATGTAGGGCAGAGGCGAGGCGAAGTAGCTTTGCAGCTCGCGCTGGTAGATGGCGAGGATGTTTTTGAAGAGAAGGGTCATGGGCGGGGAGTGGGAGGGTGGGTGAGTGGGAGGGTGGATGGGTAGGGGGTGAGGATGAGGGGGAAATTCAAAATATAAAAGCCAAATGGCTAAGCCTCGGATTCATCTGGCGCTGGCTCGATGGTGGGGAGCTCGGCGAAGGCTTCGGGGGGTGCTGTTGGCCCCGTAGCGGGTTCGGTGGTGGTGAGGTTGAGGAAGACGTCTTCGAGGGTGGCCTGCTGGCGGCGCAGCTCGTGGAGTTCGAGGCCGGCGTTAACGAGGGCGGCGGCGATCGCACCCCCTAAACCCCGATCGGCTTCGGCACTCACTCGCAGACGGTGATGATACTCTGGCAGGTGCTCTAGTCCTAGTAGGGTCACCTGGCGCACGGGAGACAGCTCGCGCA
The sequence above is a segment of the Nodosilinea sp. FACHB-141 genome. Coding sequences within it:
- a CDS encoding Gldg family protein — translated: MAMKSFAAYQKYLKYLALPGLALVTAGLIAGIVAGWTLLPAGLLVGGIGLLLLGLVLGNQGQGRFWAQRSTEAGANALVSTLAVLAILGLVNFLAVRYASRVDLTENQIFTLAPQSQQVVQTLENPTRVVVFDPLPNPQDRQLLESYRQAGPQFTFDYVNPYNDPRQAQDFGATQTGMVFVESGDNRRFLQNVGPSERLSERTLTNALDQVVSDRALTVYFTQGHQEFTIDGSDTGFLQAATALEDKSAVVQPLDLSKTSTVPEDASVVVVAGPAAEFFEPEVKALQTYLNGGGSLMLLIDPRTSPGLDTLLDPWGITLDDRIVLDTSGSGQLVGLGPAAPLVTDFGDHPITRDFTGGRSFFPLVRPVNVEEVPGVTATPILQSNPQSRAEALSTEGELQYDENAPPSGPYTLGVALSRPVDGAAAAEGEPPPESRLVVIGNATFATDGLFEQQLNGDVFLNAVSWLGQQTDATLSIRPREVTNRRITLTVQQQIGLGVFALLVLPAIGLGLAVLMWLRRR
- a CDS encoding ABC transporter permease, translated to MTLLFKNILAIYQRELQSYFASPLPYIIAAVFWLLGGFFLVAILLGPQGILAQAAMADQAVQMGMPPSPPFDVAYEFNKAYVGLLGSLSMFVLPMLSMGLYADERKQGTLELLATSPVTNWAVALGKLLAVVSFYIAMVLPLMVCQSIALGAAEPSTGSGVFLLSHLGLVLMAASVLALGMFISSLTESTVLAAIMTFALILLLWLVDAVAQGLPGVVGSAIAHLSLLKHFTDFTEGIFDTGGLVLFLSFIGLGLYLTAQSIETLRFQRS